A single Actinomycetota bacterium DNA region contains:
- a CDS encoding NADH-quinone oxidoreductase subunit A produces MLNEYLPILLLFGLALAFGAGSLLVSSMVGPNRPNPTKLSAYECGNEPLADVRGVRFSVKFYLVAMMFLIFDVETVFLYPWAVVYRSLGWQGLVQMSVFIGILFVAFAYEIGRGGLKWD; encoded by the coding sequence GTGCTGAACGAGTACCTGCCGATCCTGCTGCTGTTCGGGCTGGCGCTGGCGTTCGGAGCGGGCTCGCTGCTGGTGTCCTCGATGGTCGGCCCCAACCGACCGAACCCCACGAAGCTGTCGGCGTACGAGTGCGGCAACGAACCGCTGGCGGACGTGCGGGGCGTGCGCTTCTCGGTGAAGTTCTACCTCGTCGCGATGATGTTCCTGATCTTCGACGTCGAGACCGTCTTCCTCTACCCGTGGGCGGTCGTCTACCGCAGCTTGGGGTGGCAGGGTCTGGTCCAGATGTCGGTCTTCATCGGGATCCTCTTCGTCGCCTTCGCCTACGAGATCGGGCGCGGAGGTCTGAAGTGGGACTAG
- a CDS encoding NADH-quinone oxidoreductase subunit B, which produces MGLEEKLPSGILLTNLERFVNYSRSKSLWPATFGLACCAIEMMAAGAAHYDLARFGMEVFRASPRQADLMIVAGRVSQKMAPVLRRIYDQMSDPKWVLSMGVCATSGGMFNNYALVQGVDHIVPVDMYVSGCPPRPEMLMDGILKLHAKISGETFAEQGSHA; this is translated from the coding sequence GTGGGACTAGAGGAGAAGCTCCCCTCGGGGATCCTGCTGACGAACCTCGAGCGGTTCGTCAACTACTCGCGCTCCAAGTCGCTGTGGCCGGCCACCTTCGGACTCGCCTGCTGCGCCATCGAGATGATGGCAGCGGGCGCCGCGCACTACGACCTCGCGCGGTTCGGCATGGAGGTGTTCCGCGCCTCGCCACGTCAGGCCGACCTGATGATCGTGGCGGGCCGCGTCAGCCAGAAGATGGCGCCGGTGCTGCGTCGCATCTACGACCAGATGTCGGATCCCAAGTGGGTCCTGTCGATGGGGGTGTGCGCGACGTCGGGTGGGATGTTCAACAACTACGCCCTCGTCCAGGGGGTCGATCACATCGTGCCGGTGGACATGTACGTCTCGGGCTGCCCGCCCCGTCCCGAGATGCTCATGGACGGGATCCTGAAGCTGCACGCCAAGATCTCCGGTGAGACGTTCGCCGAGCAGGGGTCGCACGCATGA
- a CDS encoding NADH-quinone oxidoreductase subunit C has translation MRDLEAIERAVQERFPDVASDIARGELTLFAAPEQVVDLLRFCRDDAALACDYLADLGGVHWPAGEHVLERQPSTTGWPEYRVSRERGVVEINYILRSTSRNHWFRVSVATDDEDARLPSVTSLWATADFLEREAYDFFGVRFEGHPNLLRILMPDDWVGHPHRKDYPLGGVDVTYHNEKFIPPPDERDLRREVADR, from the coding sequence ATGAGGGACCTCGAGGCGATCGAGCGCGCGGTCCAGGAGCGCTTCCCCGATGTCGCCAGCGACATCGCTCGCGGCGAGCTCACACTGTTCGCCGCGCCCGAGCAGGTCGTGGACCTGCTCCGCTTCTGCCGCGACGACGCCGCGCTGGCGTGCGACTACCTCGCCGACCTCGGGGGCGTGCACTGGCCTGCCGGCGAGCACGTACTCGAGCGTCAGCCGTCGACGACCGGCTGGCCCGAGTACCGGGTGTCACGCGAGCGGGGCGTGGTCGAGATCAACTACATCCTCCGTTCGACCTCGCGCAACCACTGGTTCCGCGTGTCGGTCGCCACCGATGACGAGGACGCCCGGCTGCCGTCGGTCACGAGCTTGTGGGCGACCGCGGACTTCCTCGAGCGCGAGGCGTACGACTTCTTCGGCGTGAGGTTCGAGGGGCACCCGAACCTGCTTCGCATCCTGATGCCGGACGACTGGGTCGGCCACCCGCACCGCAAGGACTACCCGCTCGGCGGGGTCGACGTGACCTACCACAACGAGAAGTTCATCCCGCCGCCTGACGAGCGCGACCTACGGCGCGAGGTGGCGGACCGATGA
- a CDS encoding NADH-quinone oxidoreductase subunit D, with the protein MSTVEHGRTAASPDFSGDLFVTGADWETVEDAVGDNVITVNMGPQHPSTHGVLRLILQLEGETVLSVQPIIGYLHTGIEKNAEFRTWVQGVTFFTRMDYLAPLFNELAYCLAVERLLGIEAPERAQTVRVILTEFNRIASHLVWLATGGMELGAISMMIYGFRERERILDLFESQTGLRMNHAYIRPGGLAADVTDDFIERCESLLQVLPDKMGEYEDLLLKNPIWLERTKGVGILTTEDARNFGVTGPLARAAGLAFDLRKAQPYCGIDQFDFDVPTESAGDSYARFLVRLEEMRQSLRIIRQALDVLPDGPTMVADPHIRWPAQLALGPDGLGNSPEYIRHIMGESMEALINHFKLVTQGFTVPVGQVYEAVESPRGELGYAVVSDGTNRPYRVHVRDPSFVNLQATDHMAGGHTVSDVIAVVASLDPVMGGVDR; encoded by the coding sequence ATGAGCACCGTCGAGCACGGCCGCACCGCTGCCAGTCCCGATTTCAGCGGCGATCTGTTCGTGACGGGGGCCGACTGGGAGACGGTCGAGGATGCGGTCGGCGACAACGTCATCACGGTGAACATGGGGCCGCAGCACCCCTCGACGCACGGGGTTCTACGCCTGATCCTGCAGCTCGAGGGCGAGACGGTCCTGTCGGTCCAGCCCATCATCGGCTACCTGCACACGGGCATCGAGAAGAACGCGGAGTTCCGCACGTGGGTCCAGGGCGTGACGTTCTTCACGCGCATGGACTACCTGGCGCCGCTGTTCAACGAGCTCGCCTACTGCCTGGCGGTCGAGCGGCTCCTCGGTATCGAGGCCCCCGAGCGGGCGCAGACCGTACGGGTGATCCTGACCGAGTTCAACCGCATCGCCAGCCACCTGGTCTGGCTCGCCACCGGAGGGATGGAGCTCGGCGCCATCTCGATGATGATCTACGGCTTCCGCGAGCGCGAGCGCATCCTCGACCTGTTCGAGTCGCAGACGGGCCTGCGGATGAACCACGCGTACATCCGCCCCGGGGGCTTGGCCGCGGACGTCACCGACGACTTCATCGAGCGCTGCGAGAGCCTGCTCCAGGTGCTGCCCGACAAGATGGGCGAGTACGAGGACCTCCTGCTCAAGAACCCCATCTGGCTCGAGCGCACGAAGGGCGTGGGGATCCTGACGACGGAGGACGCACGCAACTTCGGGGTCACGGGGCCGCTCGCCCGCGCCGCCGGGCTCGCGTTCGACCTGCGCAAGGCGCAGCCGTACTGCGGCATCGACCAGTTCGACTTCGACGTGCCGACCGAGTCGGCGGGCGACAGCTACGCGCGGTTCCTCGTGCGGCTCGAGGAGATGCGCCAGAGCCTGCGCATCATCCGCCAGGCGCTCGACGTGCTGCCCGACGGCCCGACCATGGTCGCGGACCCGCACATCCGGTGGCCCGCGCAGCTCGCGCTCGGACCCGACGGCCTCGGCAACAGCCCCGAGTACATCCGCCACATCATGGGCGAGTCGATGGAGGCCCTCATCAACCACTTCAAGCTCGTCACCCAGGGCTTCACCGTTCCCGTCGGACAGGTCTACGAGGCGGTGGAGTCACCGCGAGGTGAGCTCGGCTACGCCGTGGTCAGTGACGGCACGAACCGCCCGTACCGGGTCCACGTCCGCGACCCCTCGTTCGTCAACCTCCAGGCCACCGACCACATGGCGGGCGGTCACACCGTCTCCGACGTCATCGCGGTGGTCGCCAGCCTCGATCCTGTGATGGGCGGCGTCGACCGCTGA
- a CDS encoding NAD(P)H-dependent oxidoreductase subunit E has protein sequence MTVPDPHRRASHVPLSDETLRVADRLVARYPHSRSALLPLLHLVQADHGYVSDEGIAFCAQRLNLTKAEVGAVASFYTMFKREPVGDYLLSVCTNPVCKIAGGQRIYDGYLEQLGGHHDEETGVSVEHAECLGICDAAPVVQVNYEMYGPVTDDEADELLAACRKGEPPASNWSGDVPGTFKQVEWDLSGAADPESLQVGSEASARSAVNASVAPSIRNGETDLPVVFPGVDPRGVGGEVVRHQLEGGGDRGKGA, from the coding sequence CTGACCGTCCCCGACCCCCACCGGAGGGCCTCCCACGTGCCGCTGTCCGACGAGACGCTCCGAGTCGCCGACCGGCTCGTCGCGCGCTACCCGCATTCGCGGTCGGCGCTGCTGCCGCTGCTGCACCTCGTGCAGGCGGACCACGGCTACGTCAGCGACGAGGGCATCGCGTTCTGCGCGCAGCGCCTCAACCTCACCAAGGCGGAGGTCGGCGCGGTCGCGAGCTTCTACACCATGTTCAAGCGCGAGCCGGTCGGCGACTACCTGCTGTCGGTCTGCACCAACCCCGTGTGCAAGATCGCGGGCGGCCAGCGCATCTACGACGGCTACCTCGAGCAGCTCGGTGGCCACCATGACGAGGAGACGGGGGTAAGCGTCGAGCACGCCGAGTGCCTCGGCATCTGCGACGCCGCACCGGTCGTGCAGGTCAACTACGAGATGTACGGACCGGTGACGGACGACGAGGCGGACGAGCTCCTCGCGGCGTGCCGCAAGGGCGAACCCCCGGCCAGCAACTGGTCCGGTGACGTCCCCGGCACGTTCAAGCAGGTGGAGTGGGACCTCTCCGGCGCCGCCGACCCCGAGTCGCTGCAGGTCGGTTCGGAGGCGTCCGCTCGGTCCGCGGTGAACGCGTCCGTGGCCCCCTCGATCCGCAACGGCGAGACCGATCTGCCGGTCGTGTTCCCCGGTGTCGATCCCAGGGGCGTCGGGGGCGAGGTCGTCAGGCACCAGCTGGAGGGTGGTGGCGACCGTGGGAAGGGGGCCTGA